One window of Trichomycterus rosablanca isolate fTriRos1 chromosome 2, fTriRos1.hap1, whole genome shotgun sequence genomic DNA carries:
- the LOC134303404 gene encoding protein FAM200B-like, with amino-acid sequence MVTTIRLPVTLLFQFVMMFGGKMAKRKYNPEYLKYGFSFIEDKHGQKPQCVICNEVLAHESMKPSKLMRHLQTKHPACKDKPVEFFQRRLHELKVSQKCLTASCSKQEHALRASYHVAHCIAKAKKPHTIAEELILPAAMDMVREVLDQSASDKLKTIPLSNDTIARRIEDMSGNIKQQTTARVQASPYYALQMDESTDIAHHAILLVYVRHVWDGDLQEQFLCSRELPTTTKAEDIFNSVDLYLSSVGLSWEYCVGITTDGAASMTGKHSGVVKQILMRAPNATWNHCFLHREALAAKNMVPVLDEALQNVIKVVNHIKRSAKNSRCFSNLCKDLGSEHMQVLYHSEVRWLSRGKVLSRFYELKTEIATFLSENNSSYAELFDNDTWLALVAYLADIFEHLNTLNVSMQGKGHNIFEQSDKIVAFKKKITLWVNHLSKDRLDMFPNACQEAQQLDTTAKNDLKKTIKVHLNKLQARFDDYFPERHGDNVNAWIRDPFSINMESVMLPSNEEHQLVELSCDQTLKKRFGDVSLSHFWCSDVMAEYPSLATLAVKTILPFSTTYLCESGFSTLVQLKSKQRNRLNTEHDLRVTLSTVTPDFETLIKSKAHAQLSH; translated from the coding sequence ATGGTAACCACCATTCGTTTGCCGGTTACCCTTCTCTTTCAATTTGTGATGATGTTCGGAGGCAAGATGGCGAAACGCAAATATAACCCGGAGTATTTGAAATATGGATTTTCGTTCATTGAGGACAAACACGGACAGAAACCCCAGTGTGTTATTTGTAATGAAGTGCTGGCACATGAGAGCATGAAACCATCCAAACTAATGCGACATTTACAAACGAAACATCCCGCATGTAAAGACAAGCCGGTGGAGTTTTTTCAAAGACGACTTCATGAGCTGAAGGTATCACAGAAGTGTCTGACAGCATCTTGCTCCAAACAAGAACATGCGCTCCGGGCATCTTACCACGTAGCTCACTGTATTGCGAAGGCCAAGAAACCCCACACAATAGCCGAAGAGCTTATTTTACCCGCTGCCATGGACATGGTAAGAGAGGTGCTGGATCaatcagcgtcagacaagcttaaaacaATACCCCTGTCCAATGATACTATAGCTCGGCGTATTGAAGACATGTCTGGTAACATAAAACAACAGACCACAGCTCGCGTCCAGGCAAGCCCTTACTACGCATTACAGATGGATGAATCCACGGATATAGCTCACCATGCCATTTTACTGGTTTATGTGAGACATGTGTGGGACGGTGATTTGCAGGAACAATTTCTCTGCAGCAGAGAACTCCCTACCACTACCAAAGCAGAGGACATTTTCAACTCCGTGGACTTGTATTTGAGCTCAGTGGGCCTAAGCTGGGAATACTGTGTTGGAATCACAACTGACGGCGCTGCCTCCATGACCGGGAAACATTCAGGTGTGGTGAAACAAATTCTGATGAGGGCACCTAATGCGACTTGGAACCACTGCTTTTTGCACCGAGAGGCACTGGCGGCTAAGAATATGGTTCCTGTGCTTGATGAAGCTTtgcaaaatgtcatcaaagtggtGAACCACATAAAACGGAGTGCGAAGAACAGCCGCTGCTTTTCAAATCTATGTAAAGATTTGGGCTCTGAGCATATGCAGGTGTTGTATCACTCCGAAGTGCGCTGGCTGTCGAGGGGTAAGGTCTTGTCACGCTTTTACGAACTGAAAACAGAAATCGCCACTTTCCTCTCAGAGAATAACTCCTCATATGCTGAACTGTTTGACAACGACACCTGGCTCGCACTTGTTGCATATCTTGCTGATATTTTTGAGCACCTCAACACGTTAAACGTGTCTATGCAGGGGAAAGGACACAACATTTTTGAACAGTCAGACAAAATTGTTGCGTTCAAGAAAAAGATCACACTGTGGGTAAATCATTTATCCAAAGACAGACTGGACATGTTTCCAAACGCTTGCCAGGAAGCACAGCAGCTGGACACCACGGCCAAAAATGACTTGAAAAAAACGATCAAGGTGCATCTCAATAAACTTCAAGCTCGGTTTGACGACTACTTCCCAGAGAGACACGGAGATAACGTTAATGCCTGGATACGCGACCCTTTCAGCATCAACATGGAAAGCGTCATGTTGCCAAGCAACGAAGAACATCAGCTGGTGGAGCTGTCATGTGACCAGACGCTGAAAAAGAGATTCGGCGACGTAAGCCTTTCCCACTTCTGGTGCAGCGATGTGATGGCTGAGTATCCATCTCTCGCCACTCTTGCAGTCAAAACGATCCTACCATTCAGCACGACCTATCTTTGTGAAAGTGGCTTTTCTACCTTGGTGCAGCTCAAGTcaaagcagagaaacaggttgAACACTGAGCATGATCTGAGAGTAACTCTGTCTACTGTCACCCCAGACTTTGAAACTCTGATCAAAAGTAAAGCACATGCCCAACTGTCTCACTGA